The genomic region GGTTGCCATGCCGGTTGCGTTGAAGAAGTCCTCGTACTGACGGATGCGGTTTGCCCGGTTCTCTGCAGATTCGCCCTTTGGCGCGATGCAGTAGATGGTGACCTTGGTCTGATCCACAGAGATGGGCTCAAGGCGACGAATCTGGGTGGAGAACTGGTCCATGACGTACACGTTCGGGTACAGGCACAGGTTGCGGGATGCACCAACCATGAAGTTGGCGCGCTCCTCACCGTGCAGTTCAGCCAATTCATCCAAGCGGTCATAGACTGGGCGGTCTTCTGGGTTGGCCCACTGGCTCCACAGCATCAGGTGGCCATTCGGGAAGGAGAAGTAGCCGCCACCCTGGTTGCCCCAGTCACCAGCGCTCATTGCGCGGGTTTCATTCTTGGACTCACCGGAGTCACGACGAGACGTGGTTGCTGCATAGTTCCAGTGGGTGGAGGAAACGTGGTAGCCATCGGCACCGTTTTCTGCCTGCAGCTTCCAGTTGCCGTCATAGGTGTAGGTGGACGAACCACGCAGTACTTCCAGGCCCTCCGGGGACTGGTCAATGAGCATGTCCAAGATGGCGCGGGAGTCACCCAAGTGCTCATCGAGTTCCACGACATCTGGGTTCAGCGAACCAAAGAGGAAGCCGCGGTAGCTTTCAAAGCGTGGGACGCGACGCAGGTCATGGCTGCCATCGGTGCGGAAGTTTTCTGGGTATCCACCATCTTCCTGGTCCTTGACCTTAAGCAGGCGACCGTCATTGGAGAAGGTCCAGCCGTGGAAAGGACAGGTGATGGTGGTGCGGTTGTCTGTCTTGCGGCGGCACAGCATGGCACCACGGTGGGAACACGCATTAATCAGCGCGTTGAGCTCACCATCTTTGGAGCGGGTGATCACGATGGGCTGGCGGCCAATATTGGTGGTGTAGTAGTCACCAACGTTTGGAATCTGGGACTCATGCGCAAGGAAAATCCAGTTACCTTCGAAGATGTAGCGCATTTCCAGGTCAAAAAGCTCTTCATCGGTGAACACCTTGCGGTTCACACGGACGACTCCGTCTTCTGGGCGGTAGTCCAGTGCGTTTTCCAGTGTTTCTTCCACCGAGTTACGGCGCGCTTGTACAGACATGTGTACGCTCCTTTGAATTTTAGCCATGGGGACTTATCGCTTCCCTGAAGGATTCCCCAAGGAATTACACCCTCTAACAGGTGTGCGATCTGTGCTTTCACCGATTCGTGAAAGATGCATTCCAACGTGCATCTCTCGCAGTCACGATCCGTGATGTACGACTCACCATACGGATTTAAGCGAGCCACAACACTAGGTAGCGCCCTAGGGTTTACCAGGTACATGACGTGCGTCTACCGCACAATCACACTAATAGGTTGCCTGACCTGCATTGACATACTCGAAAATGAGAGCAATTCCGGCACTAAAGGTTTTGGGTAGCAAATTTCGATTGACTTCCACCATGCGCTAGGCCACAGTATTAAGTAGCAAGCAGTTCACATCACAAGTAATTTTTCGACGACGACGCGGGAGATACTGTGGAGCATCACCCTCGCACTGATGTACAACTCGCTGCAACCCCACAAACCCATTCGGCTTTGCTTTTGCACAAAGCGGAGTCTATACAAGGAGGCTTTCCCATGGCTTTGGAAACGGCAACCGCGCAAGCATCCGGTACCGCTGCAACCGATAAGTTCAAAAAGGAGCGTGCCCCACAAGCGGACACCTCACCTGAGCGCGCAGCAGCCATCTACAAGGATCTCTTCAAGGCATTTGAAGACATCACCCTGAAGCACCAGATCACCTACGACGAGTACGAAGTAGTCAAGTGGTGGATGATTCAGGTTGGCGAGAATGGCGAGTGGCCATTGTGGCTGGACGTCTTCTACGAGCACGTGGTGGAAAAGGCCAACTACGACCGCAAGGGCTACACCGGCACCCAGGGTTCCATTGAGGGCCCTTACTACGTAGACAACGCCCCTAAATTGCCAGCTGAGTGCGAGATGCCCATGCGTGACAAGGACCGCGAAGCACAGGCGCTGTACTTCACCGGCCAGGTCACC from Corynebacterium ammoniagenes DSM 20306 harbors:
- the benA gene encoding benzoate 1,2-dioxygenase large subunit translates to MSVQARRNSVEETLENALDYRPEDGVVRVNRKVFTDEELFDLEMRYIFEGNWIFLAHESQIPNVGDYYTTNIGRQPIVITRSKDGELNALINACSHRGAMLCRRKTDNRTTITCPFHGWTFSNDGRLLKVKDQEDGGYPENFRTDGSHDLRRVPRFESYRGFLFGSLNPDVVELDEHLGDSRAILDMLIDQSPEGLEVLRGSSTYTYDGNWKLQAENGADGYHVSSTHWNYAATTSRRDSGESKNETRAMSAGDWGNQGGGYFSFPNGHLMLWSQWANPEDRPVYDRLDELAELHGEERANFMVGASRNLCLYPNVYVMDQFSTQIRRLEPISVDQTKVTIYCIAPKGESAENRANRIRQYEDFFNATGMATPDDLEEFRSCQKTYLATSFPWNDMTRGQHQQQSGPNELATKLQLNEVLSSGARTEDEGLYPIQHGYWEDVMRHAVKMDASVNKDLVDAKAASEASREFALAAAAKKEAAEAAAAEKAASGAGAPRRSRRSRRR